Part of the Aggregatilinea lenta genome, GGGCGAGCTGGAAATCCCGAAGGGCGTGTACACCAGCACGGTCGGCGTCTTTTCGGACACGCACGGACGTGTGCCGGACGAAACGTATCGCTACGACGGGCCGTTCCTCAACGAGTATGAGCGCAGCAAGTCGCTGGCGCACTACGAGGTCGCCGAGCCGATGATGCGCGACGGGCTGCCGTTGGTGATCGTGCAGCCGGGCGTGGTCTACGGCCCTGGTGACACCAGCGAGATCGGCGCGACACTGACCCAGTACCTGCGCCGCCGCCTGCCCGCGGTGCCGCGCGGCACCGCGTACTGCTGGGCGCACGTCGAGGACACGGCGCGCGGGCACCTACAGGCGATGGACAAGGGCGCGCCGGGCGAGGCGTACATCATCGCCGGGCCGATCGCGACCCTGATCGACGCGCTGGAACTCGGCCAGCGGATCACAGGCATCCCCGCGCCGCGCATTCACCTCGTGCCGGGCATGATGAAAGTCGCTGCCCGGCTGGCAGGCCTCATCGGGGGCCTCGTGCCGCTGCCCAACACCTACACCGCCGAGACGCTGCGCACCTCAGCCGGTGTCACCTACTTCGGTGCGAACGACAAAGCCCGCCGCGAGCTGGGCTTCGCCCCGCGCCCGCTGGACGAGGGTCTGCCCGGCACGCTGCTGGCAATGATGGATCAGTTGGGGATCGAGCGGTAAGGCGCGCTAAGAGCGTGTTATGAACTTCTAGCCCCCATCCCCTGACCCCTTCCCCCGCAAGGAGAGAAGGGGAATGAGGCAAAAACGGGCGGAGCACGCCCCGCCCCTACAGGTCATGGGGCATTGGGCGAGGGAGAAACGTGCATTTTCTCCCTCAGAAAGTGCATAACAGCCTCTAAGTGTCCGTGCCGCGCAGTGCGACGAAAAGCGCACGTCCGTACGGATCGGCCTGGACGTTGAACGGCTCGAAGGCCAGATCGAGCACGTTGACGTCCTCAAATCCGGCGCGTTCCAACAGCGCGACGATGGCGGCCAGGGGATAGCCGCGCTCGGCGTGGATCTCGTCGGTACGCTGCCAGCCGCCGCTTTCGCGCTGCCAGATGGTGTAGCTGCGCACGTTGCTCAGCGTCTCGTAGCTGAAGCGGTCGTGTACGTTGATGGTGAGGTCGGCCCGGTTGTCGAAGCCGTCCGACTGGCCGGTGCGCTCCAGGCTCGCCAGCCCTTCGACGGTGCGCAGATCGAACACGAACGGCTTGCCCGGCTCCAGCACGCCGCGCACCCGGCTCAACGTCGCCTCGACGTCACGCAGGCTGTGCAGCGCGTTGATGACACTGCCCAGCGCCACCACCAGATCCATGTGCCCCATCGGCAGGTCGAGCGCGCGCATATCCATGTGAAACAGGTCCGGCGCGGCGAAGCTGAGGCTGTCGGCAGGGACGACCATGTTGGCCCTTGCCTGCGCGATCATCGCCTCGTTCGCATCCACCCCAACCGCGCGGTAGTTCTGCTCCGCCAGCCACAGCGTCGTGCGGCCCGTGCCGCAGCCCAGGTCAAGCACGTGACGCCCGGCCCAGTTTGCCACCGTAAACAGGTGATTCAAGCAGCGCGGCAGCATGCTCAGCGCGTAATCGGTATAGCCCGCCCGGTCGTAGACCTCAGCCAGCCGCGTATAGGGTGGGACCAGAAATGGTGTCGTGTCGGGCATAAGGATTAGTTCAGTCCAGAACCACCAGCACAGGTCAGGTCCGGCGGGTGACGGATGCCTGCCGTCCTGCCGGAGTGTCCCAGTTTATAATACGAACATGGCGGCGCGGCAACTTGTGCCCGGCGCGCGCCTCATTACCCGGTGGAATCGGGCGAGGTCAGCGGCGCGTAGCTGAACACGTCGTCGTAGCGCGTCGAATAGAGCACCACACTGCCCTCGGTATAGTTGTCCACGTTGAAGGTCGGGTCTTCGATCACGTAGTTCTGGTTGCCCTGCGTCGCCTTGAGCGCGCCCAGGTCGATCTCGTACTGCGCCGTCTGGTCGAGATCCGCGCGCGTCTTCGGCGCGGGATAGGCGCTCAGCAGCACGTGCAGATCCGGCCCGCCGATGGCGTCCAGCCCGTCGAGTCGCAGGAGGGTCCGCCCGTCGGACAGGCGGTAGATGCTGGCCGTGCCCGTCGCGCTGTGGATCGCGTCCACCGTGACCAGCGGGCCGCTCAGCAGCAGCTCGACGTTGGCGGGGTCGGCGTCGACGGCGGGTAGATTCGGTTCGTCGAGGCTCTCGACCTCCGTCAGCCGCGACGCGACGTAGTCGATCGCCTTCTGCTTGTTGTCAGCATACATGGTGTTATAGAGGTCCTGGGTTTCTTCCGGCAGGTCATAGAACGCCGCCGGGAAAATGCCCTGCTGTGCTTCTTCTTCCAGATAGGGCGCGAGGCGGTCCAGCCACAACGGCGACAGCAGCAGCGCCAAAGTGATCGCCGCCCCCAGCGTCAGCAACCCCCATGCAGGTCTCGTATTCATTCCCAGTCACTTTTCTAGAACCAAGCGGCTCTGATGCCGTGCGTAATCATAACGGACGCCGCGCTATTGAGCCAAGATGCGACCACCCAAACCGGACTATTCGCTTATCGACAAGACCCGCACCGGGTGGTTATACTCCGTGTGGACTGACCTGAAATCAGGTGAACGTACGTTTAACCAAGGTGCCCATCTGCTCGTGAGGAACCTTCCCCGTGCAAACGACCCAAATAAATAAGTCTGTGTCCTTATATGGACATCCGGTATTGGCCCGTCAGTCTTCATCCAGATAGAGAAAAAGACGGAAAACCTGTACAAAAGTGACTTGTCAACTAGCAAGATTACACTTATCATATAAGTTAAGGATTGAATATCGTTTGTTATTCGATTTACTACGGAAGAAACCTGATGCCTGCTACGCTGCGTTGGCACGACACCTGTCCTATTTTATTTCAGACCTTAGTCGGTGAGCTTTCCAGCAGTGAGCTTGAGGCCATGTGCGACCGCCGTCAGGAAATGCTGGACGCTGCGGACCGGCAGGTGATCCTGGTTGCTGATGCCCACGAGCTGGAGAGGGTAAGCGAAGCGGCAGCGCCCGTGGCCCTGTGCGACAACGGCGCGCAGCACCCCAACGTCTACCGCACGGTGATCGTGCTCAAGCCGGGCCTGTTCCGCAGCCTGCGAGGCGCGATCGAGGCGATGGAGCCGCACAATCTGCCGATACAGTTCTTTTCCGATTCCAACGCGGCACTCACCTACGCGGAGAAACTCTGCCAGAGCCTCAGCTAGCCGGTCGCAGGTCGCAGACCTTCCAGCCGTCTTCATCAACCAGGATGAAGCGCACTGCCCCTTCGGCGTTGTAGTCCCGAACTTCAACCTGGCCCCCCGGCGACTTCAACGCCGCGACGCCGCTCATTTCCAGCGTGATCTGGCGATCGTTTTCGCTCACCACCACGAACTGAAGATGCTCCGTGTCCACCGACGCCGCCGGATCGCCCGTCTCGGTCGCCCACTGGCTGGTGACGTCGCGCCAGTCGCTGCACGTCAGGGCCGCGATCTGAGCGGTGTCCTGGGTCCACAAGCTGACCAGGAACGACTTGACGATCTGTTCCGGGTCGCCCTTGTCGCGCCCGCACGCGGCCAGCGCCACGCTCAACGCCAGGATCAGCGCGGCCAACAGCCCCAGCACCCGGCGGCCAGAAGGCAAAACGCCTGGCGACAGGAGCCAGGCGTTCAGGTGATCGGATTGCGTGCCGTGATCGCGGCGCAGTGCCAAACCGGGCAGCCCTACTCGGCGGCTTCGGTGGCGTCCGCGACGGGTTCTTCGGTCATCACCGGCTCAGATTCCATCGACTCAGGCGAAATCTGCATATCGTCGCCAAACTCCGACCGGTCAGAGACGCACCAGTCGTCGCCGTCTTCCTGCATCCACAGCACGATGCGCGTGTCGCGGCTATCATCCGAACCGACGGTGCGAACCGCAGACGCCATCTCGACCTCGTCAGCATCGTTTTCCGGGCCGATCAGGTAGGAGCCGGTCACGATAATTTCTTCCTGGTTGTTGCCTTTGCCGATGTCGAACTTCAGGTCTTTCTCGTGCACGTTCTGCGCGCCGTACTGCTCGGCCAGAGCTGCGGTCTGGTCCTGGAACGAATCGCAAGCATACTTCTGCGCCGTCGCCGCGTCACCCTTGAGCAGCGCGTCAACGTAATCTTCGGCGGTATCCCGCGACTCGGAACCGCATGCAGATAGTAGCATCGGGACGATCAGTAGAGCGGCCAAAATAAGGCCGAACCGCTTTGACATAACAATCTATCTCCTCACTGGTAAGTGCCGTGCGAAACAATTGATCGGCGGCTGAATCATACCCCTAACCTGTGGCACGGCGCAATAAACTTCTGGCTTAAAACAGGCCGCCGAATAGCACAAATCCGCGCGCTGTTATGCCCGGTGTACCCGCGATCGCGTCGCTTTTTTGGTTCTGTGTATATCCACCATGCCAGATTCAGTAAAACGTTGGTATAGTCGTCTCGTCATAAGAGCGCGTATGGATAGCGACTTTACCGCCATCGCGCCATCTCGGTACGCATCTCCCACTGTCGTGCTCCCTTTCTCACTGAGGGAGAAGGGGCCGGGGAATGCGGGTTTCCGTACACACCCTGAGAGGCGCTCGGCGGCGGTCATCACACGCCGCGCGCTCACCTATTGTCCGTCCACCAGGCCCTACAGGGCTGGCAGCGGTTCAAGAATGCTATAATCGACCTTAGCGTTGTTTGGCGTCCGCATTTGAGCGTGGTTGGAAAGCGACTTTACATCCCTTCTCGTGACTCACGACAAGCATCTTCCGCTGTTCCGCTCCCGTTCTCACTGAGGGAGAGCGGGCCGGGGGATAAGAATTTCCGTACACACTCTTAACCACCCTGCGCCTGCCCCGCCCCTTCCGCACCCGGCGGACCGGGCGTCGCTTCGACTTTTCTCGTGTATTGCCATCGACCGGCGTGCAAGCAGGGGGCCAGACGGTCAGCACGCGCGCGGAACAACCGGCAATCCCAAGTCCCTAATCTGCCGTACGCGCATCATCCACTTCATCAGCAAAACCCTGACGATGCGCGCCCTCACGGTATCCAACGGAGGAGCCATATGACCGGACAGGACACCTTAGACGGCCAAAAGCCGCTCATTGTCATCGCATCCAATCGCGGCCCATTTTCGTTTAAGCAAGACAAGAACGGCGAGTTCACCAGCCAGCGCGGCAGCGGCGGACTGGTCACGGCGTTGGGCGCGCTGGCGGAGCGCCACGAGGTGTTATGGGTCGCCGCCGCGCTCAGCAAAGGCGACGAAGCCTGGCAGGCCCAGCACGGTGAGCAGCCCGTCGACGTGGAAGGCGTGCGCCTGCGCCTGGTGCGCCATACGCCGCGCCGCTACGACCAGTACTACAACGTGATCGCCAACCCGCTGCTGTGGTTCATCCAGCACGAGCTGTGGGATATCCCGCGCAAGCCGAGCATCACCGGCGACACGTGGAAAGCGTGGCGCAACGGCTACCAACCGGTCAACCAGCGCTTCGCGGAAGTGATCGCCGAGAGCGTGCAAGACACCGACCGCCCGATCATCATCTTGCCGCAGGACTATCACCTGTACCTCGTCCCGCAGACGGTGCGCGACATCCTGGGCGACCGCGTGCAGATCCAGCCGTTCATCCACATCCCCTGGCCCGGCCCCGACGCGTGGCGCATTTTGCCCGGCGAGATGCGCACCGCAATCCTGACCAGCCTGCTGGCCTCCGACCGGGTCGGCTTCCAGACCGAGCGCGACGCGTTCAACTTCGTGCAGTGCTGCCGTCTCTATGTGGACGACGCGCACTCGCACGGCAGCCGTAACTCGATCGACTACCGGGGCCACCGCGTGGAAGCGCACACCTACCCGATCTCGATCGACATCGAAAAGCTGGAGGAGCTGGCCGCCGAAAACGAGACCCGCTTGCTGAAGGCGCAGATGATGGCCTTCGTCGGCGACAACAAGCTGATCCTGCGCGTGGACCGCATCGAGCCGAGCAAGAACATCCTGCGCGGCCTGGAGGCGTTCCGCGAGCTGCTGGTCAACCACCCGGAGCACCGGGGCCGCGTGCAGATGCTGGCGCTGCTCGTGCCGTCGCGCATGGAAGTGGACGAATACCAGGACTATTTGCAGCAGATCATGGCCGACGCGGGCATGATCAACGCGGAATTCAGCGGGGAATCGTGGGAGCCGGTGCGCATCCTGGTAGGCGAAAACTACCGTCGCGCGATCGGGGCGATGCAGCTCTACGACGTGCTGCTGGTCAACCCCATCGCGGACGGCATGAATCTGGTCGCCAAAGAGGGGGCGCTCGTCAACCAGCGCGACGGTGTGCTGCTGCTGTCCGAGCACGCGGGCGTGTTTTATGAGCTGGGCGACCACGCGCTGACGGTGTCGCCGTTCGACACCTACGGCACAGCCGAGGCCATGCACCGCGCGCTGACGATGTCCGCCACAGAGCGGCAGGAACGCGCCGAGGCGCTGCGGAACGCCGTCAAAGGCGCGGGCATCCGCAGCTGGTTCTACGCTCAGCTAGAGGATACCATGCGCTCACTCAGCAGCCAGGCCAGAAAGTCCTCGACGTCGTGAATGCCGTCGAGCAGCAAATCGGCACTGGCGGCGACCACCGCCGGGGTATCGTCCGCGACGACGCCCAGCCCAAGCGCGTAACACGCCCCGCTGTTCCGCAGCGACCGGGCGGCGCGCAGGGCGTCGGCGTCGGTCGTGTCGTCGCCCAGGTATACCGCGCCGTCCAGGGCGTACTGCGCCACCAGGCTGCGGAAGGCGCTGCCCTTGTCGACTTCCAGCGGAGGCCGCAGCTCGAAGACCATGCGGCCTTCCACCAGACGCAGCCCGGCCTCGTTTGCGATGGCCGCGACGGTCGGGCGCAGCCGCACCGCCGCCTGTTCCGGCTGCGCCGTCTGGCGGTAATGGACGGACAGCGTGACGCCTTTGTCTTCGACGAACAGGCCCGGCATCGTCAGCGCACGCAGCGCCACCAGCGCAGCGCGCAGGGCATCCTGGTAGGCGGCGACCTCGGACACCGCCTCGACACGCCCGTCCGCCCACCGTTCCAGGCCATGATTGCCCACGTAGACCAGACCCGGCAGCCCAACCCGCGCCTGCACGTCGGCAGCGGCCCGCCCTGAAACCGCCGCGACCAGCGTCAGGCGTCCGGCCAGCGCCGTCAGCAGCGTTTTGGCGCGCGACGTCACTTGCGCCGCATCCGGCTGATCCACGATGGGGCTGATCGTACCATCCACGTCCGTTACGAGACCCAGGCGCGGCTGGCTCACCAGCGTGCGCAGCGTCGTTTCCGCAGCATTTTTCCAGTGCATAACGGTCCTTCCGCCTGAAAGTTTGCGATAATCTAGGGGGAAGGCCAGCAGCTATCGTCATGGGAGGCAATCAACACGATGAGCGACACACAACCCGCACCCCAGCCGGACTATCCGCGCAAAGTGATCACCGTGACGCTGAATCCGTCACTTGACCGGACCATCGTCACGCACTTTCTCGCGCTAGGATACCAGAACCGGGTGATCGAAACAACGCGGCTCGACCCCGCAGGCCGCGCCATTACCATCTCGCGTGCGCTGCATTCGATGGGCATTCCCACCCATGCGATCGTGCTGGTCGGTCACGGGCCGACCGGGCGCGCCTACCAGGCGCTGCTGGCCGAAGAGCAGTTCCCGATCTCGATCCTGCGCCGTAACGGGCGCACGCGCAGCAACATCATCATCAAAGACACGGGCCACGAGCACGAAACGATGATCATGGAGGAAGCCGAAGGTGCGACCGAGGAGGACCTGAAGCAGGTCGAGGAAACGCTGGCCGAGATTATCCGCCCCAACGACGCGATCGTGTTCGCGGGCAGCCTGCCCGGCGGCCTGAAAGCTGACTCCTATGCGGGCCTGACCGACATCGCACAAGAGGCGGGCGCGCTGGTCTACATCAACGCGGGCGGCGGCGAGCCGCTGCAAGAGTCGCTGAAAGCCAGGCCGCGCCTGATCTACCTGACGCAGATCCAGATGGAGGGGCTGTTCAACTTCCCGATCCGTACCGACACGGACGTGATCGCCTGCGCGCACCAGCTTCAGGACATGGGCGCGGCGCGCGTGTTGGTCGCCATGCCGCAGATCGACAGCGCGGTGCTGGTGGCGGAAGAAGGCACGTGGCTGATCGACCTGTCGGACACCGCCGAAGGCACGCGCACCGGGCAAACCGAAGCGCTGCTGGCCGGGTATCTGGCCGGGCGTATCCGGCAGCGCTCGCTCGAAGAGGCGCTCCAGCTTGGCGCGGCGACAGCGGCCTACGCCACCTCCCAGATCGGGCACGAGTTCGGCTCGATCAAGGACGTGGAAACGTACGCGGAGGACGTCAACGTGACCTCGGTCGATAACCTCGAGCAGCTTCTGGACGAGTTCAACCAGCGCCCGGACATCGGCGCGGTGCAGCCGCAGCCGCCCAGCGAGTAGGAACGGGTGTTGCGTAGGGGCGTATTGCGATACGCCCCGCACTTTTTTCCGTCCGCCCCAAACAAAAAAGAGACAGATCCGCAAACCTGCCCCTCTGCCAAAACCAGTATCGCGCGAATATGTCTACCCCGCCGCGACCTGCGACGAGACGTAGCCCACCGACTGCTCGATCAGCGGCGTGCAGTCCCGCAGCTGCGCCGCGTCAGGCACCGTGAGCACTACCCAGCCCCGCACCGGCGGTCCGCCGTGCGACAGCGGCTGGTGGCCTTGCGCAACCAGCTCCGCCACCGTGTCTTCCGGCAGCTTCAGCGCCACGCCGGTTTCCATCATCGTGGCGAACATCTTGCCGCGAATGTAGTAAGCAGGATGCCCGAAGGTCTTGCGTTCCGACACGCCGGTCACACCGCCTAAAATCTCGTCGATGACCTGCTTCTGTTCGGGGATGTAGCGCTGCTGGTTCATAGGGAGATCTCCTTGTCGCTCGGCTGTGCCTACGAGCGTGGTTGGAAAGCGACTTTACCGCCTTGCTCGTCACCACGGTAAGTCTCTCTCACGGTCCAGCTCTCCTTACTCTCTAAGGGAGAGGGCGCCGGGGATGAGGATTTCCGTACACAACTTGAGTATAACCGAACATTAGTTCGATTACCAGTACGCCAACCTTAAAATTCTTGCGCCGATCGCCGGGGTCCCGTCGCGCAAACGTGGGGGGCCGGGCCGCCCGGCGCGGCTATAATAGCCATAGAGCTTGACTTCCTTCCGATCCCGACCTCACAAGGATAGCAGTATGCGACATTTTGCCCTGACCCTGTTACTGGCGCTGGCGCTGCTCGCCGCGCCGCTGCGTGCGCTGGCGCAAGGCGACGACCCGGCCTGCGACGCCGTGCTGCAAGACGCCATCACCTCGATCTTCGACCGGTGCGCCGCGATGGACGGCCCGATGGCGTGCGCCGCGTCCGGGGATGTGACGTTCGCGCCTGCCCCGCCGGACGGTGCGCCGCCGTTCGTGCCGCTCGCGGATCTGACTGCGCTGGATGCTGCCGCCATTGATGGCGGGTGGAGCGTCGCGCGGATGAACGTCGCCGGGCCGCAAACACCCGACCAGATGGCCGTGCTGATGATCTTCGGCCCCGTCACACTGACCTTTGAGGCCGCCCCCGGCCTCACGCCCGGCGCGGCCTTCACACTGTCCTCCACGCCGGATGCCAGCGCGTGCGGCAACCTGCCCCAGCCCGGCGTGCTGGTCCAGGCCCCGGACAAGGCCCTGACCTTGCTGCGCGTCAACGGCATCGATCTGGCGATCAACGGCACGGCCCTGATCCAGGCGCTGGAGGGCGAAGGCACGACCATCA contains:
- a CDS encoding class I SAM-dependent DNA methyltransferase encodes the protein MPDTTPFLVPPYTRLAEVYDRAGYTDYALSMLPRCLNHLFTVANWAGRHVLDLGCGTGRTTLWLAEQNYRAVGVDANEAMIAQARANMVVPADSLSFAAPDLFHMDMRALDLPMGHMDLVVALGSVINALHSLRDVEATLSRVRGVLEPGKPFVFDLRTVEGLASLERTGQSDGFDNRADLTINVHDRFSYETLSNVRSYTIWQRESGGWQRTDEIHAERGYPLAAIVALLERAGFEDVNVLDLAFEPFNVQADPYGRALFVALRGTDT
- a CDS encoding DM13 domain-containing protein gives rise to the protein MNTRPAWGLLTLGAAITLALLLSPLWLDRLAPYLEEEAQQGIFPAAFYDLPEETQDLYNTMYADNKQKAIDYVASRLTEVESLDEPNLPAVDADPANVELLLSGPLVTVDAIHSATGTASIYRLSDGRTLLRLDGLDAIGGPDLHVLLSAYPAPKTRADLDQTAQYEIDLGALKATQGNQNYVIEDPTFNVDNYTEGSVVLYSTRYDDVFSYAPLTSPDSTG
- the otsB gene encoding trehalose-phosphatase, producing the protein MHWKNAAETTLRTLVSQPRLGLVTDVDGTISPIVDQPDAAQVTSRAKTLLTALAGRLTLVAAVSGRAAADVQARVGLPGLVYVGNHGLERWADGRVEAVSEVAAYQDALRAALVALRALTMPGLFVEDKGVTLSVHYRQTAQPEQAAVRLRPTVAAIANEAGLRLVEGRMVFELRPPLEVDKGSAFRSLVAQYALDGAVYLGDDTTDADALRAARSLRNSGACYALGLGVVADDTPAVVAASADLLLDGIHDVEDFLAWLLSERMVSSS
- a CDS encoding NAD-dependent epimerase/dehydratase family protein, with amino-acid sequence MRYFITGATGFIGGEVARQLIAEGHEVVALVRSPAKAQPLRDLGVETAPGDITDKESMRASMTGVDGVYHVAGWYKIGSGIKARDEAERINVQGTRNVLELMGELEIPKGVYTSTVGVFSDTHGRVPDETYRYDGPFLNEYERSKSLAHYEVAEPMMRDGLPLVIVQPGVVYGPGDTSEIGATLTQYLRRRLPAVPRGTAYCWAHVEDTARGHLQAMDKGAPGEAYIIAGPIATLIDALELGQRITGIPAPRIHLVPGMMKVAARLAGLIGGLVPLPNTYTAETLRTSAGVTYFGANDKARRELGFAPRPLDEGLPGTLLAMMDQLGIER
- a CDS encoding TfoX/Sxy family protein yields the protein MNQQRYIPEQKQVIDEILGGVTGVSERKTFGHPAYYIRGKMFATMMETGVALKLPEDTVAELVAQGHQPLSHGGPPVRGWVVLTVPDAAQLRDCTPLIEQSVGYVSSQVAAG
- a CDS encoding alpha,alpha-trehalose-phosphate synthase (UDP-forming); translation: MTGQDTLDGQKPLIVIASNRGPFSFKQDKNGEFTSQRGSGGLVTALGALAERHEVLWVAAALSKGDEAWQAQHGEQPVDVEGVRLRLVRHTPRRYDQYYNVIANPLLWFIQHELWDIPRKPSITGDTWKAWRNGYQPVNQRFAEVIAESVQDTDRPIIILPQDYHLYLVPQTVRDILGDRVQIQPFIHIPWPGPDAWRILPGEMRTAILTSLLASDRVGFQTERDAFNFVQCCRLYVDDAHSHGSRNSIDYRGHRVEAHTYPISIDIEKLEELAAENETRLLKAQMMAFVGDNKLILRVDRIEPSKNILRGLEAFRELLVNHPEHRGRVQMLALLVPSRMEVDEYQDYLQQIMADAGMINAEFSGESWEPVRILVGENYRRAIGAMQLYDVLLVNPIADGMNLVAKEGALVNQRDGVLLLSEHAGVFYELGDHALTVSPFDTYGTAEAMHRALTMSATERQERAEALRNAVKGAGIRSWFYAQLEDTMRSLSSQARKSSTS
- a CDS encoding 1-phosphofructokinase family hexose kinase, with the protein product MSDTQPAPQPDYPRKVITVTLNPSLDRTIVTHFLALGYQNRVIETTRLDPAGRAITISRALHSMGIPTHAIVLVGHGPTGRAYQALLAEEQFPISILRRNGRTRSNIIIKDTGHEHETMIMEEAEGATEEDLKQVEETLAEIIRPNDAIVFAGSLPGGLKADSYAGLTDIAQEAGALVYINAGGGEPLQESLKARPRLIYLTQIQMEGLFNFPIRTDTDVIACAHQLQDMGAARVLVAMPQIDSAVLVAEEGTWLIDLSDTAEGTRTGQTEALLAGYLAGRIRQRSLEEALQLGAATAAYATSQIGHEFGSIKDVETYAEDVNVTSVDNLEQLLDEFNQRPDIGAVQPQPPSE